The following nucleotide sequence is from Pseudobdellovibrionaceae bacterium.
CCCGTTTGGGGTGGATGGGCTCCTTTATTTATAGATGGTCGAAATGCGAGTTCGGCTTGGCGCATTTTTGCGAATGCAAAACTGTGCCAAACGTCACTGTCTGAGCATTTTGAGTATCTATAAATAAAGGAGCCCATCCACCCCAAACGGGAGGCGGGTTTAGAAGTATTTTTTGCGTTTGCTTGAAGGCAAGATGCCTAAGACATCGCGGTACTTGGCCACAGTTCGACGAGCGATTTCGATGCCGTCGTCTCTAAGCAAGTCCACAATCTTTTGGTCCGAAAGTGGCTTTTTGGCGTTCTCTTTAGCAACTAGATCTTTGATCTTAAGCTTCACAGATTCACTGGCCAAAGAGTCCCCGTCGGTTTTAGAGATTCCTGAGTTAAAAAAGTATTTCAGCTCAAAAATTCCTCTTGGAGTGTGAACATACTTATTGGTGGTCACACGACTCACTGTGGATTCGTGCATCTCAATATCATTAGCGATGTCCTTTAAAATCATAGGACGGATATGGGCTGGGCCCTTCTCGAAAAACTCCAGCTGATGTTTCACAATACTTTCTGTCACCTTATAGATGGTTCTCTGGCGTTGCTGGATGGACTTGATCAACCATACTGCTGATTTTAATTTATCCTGAATGTAATCTTGAGTCTGTTTGGATTGCCCTTCCAGCTTGGCCGCAGACTTACTCCCACCATCTGTCAGCAGGCTCTTATAGAAACTTGAAATTTTAAGCTTAGGCAGTCCCTCTTCGTTAAGGGCCACAACATACTCTTCGCCTACCTTGTACACATAGACATCAGGAGTGACATACTGGGTGTCAGAAGACTGGAAGGCACGACCTGGCTTGGGATCAAAGGATAAAATGATCTTACAAATTTCAACCACCTCTTCGATGGCCAGATTCATGGATTTTGCGATACTTTCGTAATTCTTCTTTTCCATGTCTTTAAGGTGATGTTCAATCACGTGCATCACATCTTTGGTGTCTTCTTCTAAATGTTTGGCTTGCAACATGAGGCACTCTTTAAGATCACGACTTCCTACTCCAGGAGGATCAAACTCTTGCACAAAAGGCAGTATCTCCTCTAACTCTATGACCTCAATATTTTCTTCTTCTGCAATCTGCCCTAGAGGAACTTTGATATAACCATTGTCATCAATATGAGAAATCAAAAGGCTCACCATCGCCATCTCTTCTTCATTGAAACCACTAAGACTGGCTTGCCACTGCAAGTGCTCTTTTAAGGTTTGAGAGACAGAAATGAAATTGTCATAGTTAATGGCTTCACTGGGAGCCGTCGCAGACAGGCCTCGGTACTGCAAATCATCGTCACCGTACTCATACTCATCTTGTTTTTGAGGATCTTGGTCTTCGGAACTGGAATCTTTTTCTTGGGATGTTGAAGACAGCTCTACACTGGGATCGTCTTCGATGGTGTCCATGATCTCTTCAAGGACGGGGTTTTCATCTATCTCTTTACGAATTTCATTTTCAAGCTCTAAGCGCGACAATTGCAGCATTTTGATCGCCTGCTGAAGCTGGGGAGTCATCCTAAGTTGCTGCGATAATTTCAGGCTGGTTTTAAGCTGCATAGACATTCGTCGTTTCTCCTCTACTAGACCCCTTGCCTTGATTCTTAAATGTCTTTGGCCCTTTATCTAAAGCCTAAGTTACATTCTAAAATCTTCTCCCAAGTAGAACTCTCTAGCTAGGCTAGATTGAGTGATCTGTATAGGTTCTCCTTCGACAATAACCGTGCCAGACTTTAGTAAATACGCATACTCACAAATCTCAAGTGTTTCACGTACGTTATGATCTGTAATAAAAATCCCAAGCCCTTCAGACTGTAGCTTTTTGATAATCTTTTTGATCTCACCAACAGCCAGAGGGTCAATCCCCGCAAAGGGTTCGTCTAAGAATAAAAACTTAGGTTCCCCTGCAAGGGCTCGCGCGATCTCGACACGTCGTCGCTCACCACCTGAAAGACTCATGCCCAAACTGTTGCGAATGTGTTCCAAACCAAAATCCTTAAGCAGCTTCTCTAGTCGTTCTTTTTTTAGAGTGCGCTTATAGCCATGGGCTTCAATAGCCACCAGAATATTGTCTTCTACCGTAAGCTTGCGAAAGATGCTGGCCTCTTGAGCTAAGTAACTCATCCCTAGTTTAGCTCGCTGAGAGAGCTTCAGTTTAGTGATGTCTTTACCATCAAGTAAGATGCTCCCCTTATCTGCATCTACAATTCCTAGGGTCATATAAAAGCTTGTGGTCTTACCTGCACCATTAGGTCCCAGAAGACCTACGATCTGTTCACTTTCAATCTTAAAGTTTGCACCCTGAACAACGGGGCGTCCCTTATAACTTTTAAAAATATTTTGCACCATTAAAACCGACATCAATCCTCCGTCAAACTTTTAGGGGCTTCCGACTTCACTTGGCCTTTTAAGATTTGCACGCGTTTGCCTTTATCATAAAGCACAATTTCATTTCCGACCAAAACATTCTCTCCAGATACAAATCTGGGGTTACCTTGAAACAAGAACAGGTCCTCTTTAAGCTGAATCTCAAGACGTTCGGCCGACGCAGAACGGTCTCCACTAGTGACAAACACTCGTCCTTGAATTCTGAGCATTTCAAGCTCCCCCTTGGTCTTTGAATAGACAAACTCTGCGCGTTGTCCCGTTATAGCAATATCATCAATTTGAATAAAGAGGTTATCGCGAAAGATCATGTGGCGCTCTTGCAAACTCATCTGTGCTGTTTGACTTTTAATGGTGGCCTTTTGATACCCTTCGATATGCTGGTGGCACTCAATAGGCCCAGAGATTTCCACGAGTCCACTGCTGATACTGCCATCCATACCGCTGCCACTTAACTTTGTGTTCTGACCTGGGCTTTCAAAATAAATAGAAGACTTGGAAAAAAACCTCTCTTGGTCTGAAACATAGCTCAAACTCGTGGTTTGAAAGATATAGCCGCTTTCGGTCTCACCCTTAACATCTTGATGAAGTTCCAGATTACGCGTTGAGGTGTTGATGGCCCCATGTACAGCAGCAATACGCACCAATTCAGAGTTGTTTTTATAAAATTTAACTCGCGAATCTTGCACATCCCAAGTCTGCTCAAAGCTATCACTCAACGCGGTCTTAGCCTCTAACACCCATTCTTTCTGACCTTCAGTGTCGGATTGAAATTCCGTCAATAGCACATCTTTCA
It contains:
- the rpoN gene encoding RNA polymerase factor sigma-54 gives rise to the protein MSMQLKTSLKLSQQLRMTPQLQQAIKMLQLSRLELENEIRKEIDENPVLEEIMDTIEDDPSVELSSTSQEKDSSSEDQDPQKQDEYEYGDDDLQYRGLSATAPSEAINYDNFISVSQTLKEHLQWQASLSGFNEEEMAMVSLLISHIDDNGYIKVPLGQIAEEENIEVIELEEILPFVQEFDPPGVGSRDLKECLMLQAKHLEEDTKDVMHVIEHHLKDMEKKNYESIAKSMNLAIEEVVEICKIILSFDPKPGRAFQSSDTQYVTPDVYVYKVGEEYVVALNEEGLPKLKISSFYKSLLTDGGSKSAAKLEGQSKQTQDYIQDKLKSAVWLIKSIQQRQRTIYKVTESIVKHQLEFFEKGPAHIRPMILKDIANDIEMHESTVSRVTTNKYVHTPRGIFELKYFFNSGISKTDGDSLASESVKLKIKDLVAKENAKKPLSDQKIVDLLRDDGIEIARRTVAKYRDVLGILPSSKRKKYF
- the lptB gene encoding LPS export ABC transporter ATP-binding protein, with protein sequence MSVLMVQNIFKSYKGRPVVQGANFKIESEQIVGLLGPNGAGKTTSFYMTLGIVDADKGSILLDGKDITKLKLSQRAKLGMSYLAQEASIFRKLTVEDNILVAIEAHGYKRTLKKERLEKLLKDFGLEHIRNSLGMSLSGGERRRVEIARALAGEPKFLFLDEPFAGIDPLAVGEIKKIIKKLQSEGLGIFITDHNVRETLEICEYAYLLKSGTVIVEGEPIQITQSSLAREFYLGEDFRM
- the lptC gene encoding LPS export ABC transporter periplasmic protein LptC, encoding MSFLLQLLVLGLFTFYFFFLETPVDKSHRASGLNQVLDITSDHVSAPQAPAQVMKDVLLTEFQSDTEGQKEWVLEAKTALSDSFEQTWDVQDSRVKFYKNNSELVRIAAVHGAINTSTRNLELHQDVKGETESGYIFQTTSLSYVSDQERFFSKSSIYFESPGQNTKLSGSGMDGSISSGLVEISGPIECHQHIEGYQKATIKSQTAQMSLQERHMIFRDNLFIQIDDIAITGQRAEFVYSKTKGELEMLRIQGRVFVTSGDRSASAERLEIQLKEDLFLFQGNPRFVSGENVLVGNEIVLYDKGKRVQILKGQVKSEAPKSLTED